CACCCGACGCCTGTTCTTCCGCACCCCCTCGACGATCACCTCGGCCGCCTTCGCGGGGGTCGTGATGAACGACTTCTCGAACTCGCTGGTCGCGGCGTCGGCGGGCTTCCCGGTGGCGCCGGCCACGCTCCCGTCCACCCGGGCGGAGCGGGCGATGTTGGTCTTGATGCCGCCGGGGTGGACGCACGTGGCGCTCACGCACGACCGGGTCAGCTCGAGGTCCTGGCGCAGCGACTCGGTGAACCCGCGCACCGCGTACTTGCTGGCGTTGTAGCCGCTCATCAGCGGCTGCGCGGTGAGCCCGAAGACGCTGGAGATGTTGACGACGTGGCCCTCGCCGGACGCCTCGAGGTGGGGGAGGAACGCCTTCGTGCCGTGGACGACGCCCCAGAAGTTGATGCCCATGATCCACCGGTAGTCGTCGGTCGACAGCGACATCACGGTGCCGGAGAGCGCGACGCCGGCGTTGTTGACCACCAGGTTGGCGCGGCCGTGGTCGGCGACGACGGCGTCCGCCCAGGAGCGGACCGCGGCCTCGTCGGCCACGTCGACGACCGCGGTCGTGACGGCCCGCGCCCGGCCGGCGAGCAGCCGCTCGGTCCCGGCGAGCCCGTCGGCCGAGACGTCCGAGAGGGCCAGTCGGCAGCCCTGGTCGGCGAGGTGCAGCGCGAGGGCGCGGCCGATCCCGGAGCCCGCGCCGGTGACGGCGGCGACCTTGTCGTCGAGCTGCTTCATGCGGGGATCCTCTCGTCGGCGGTGCTGGTGACGGTGCTGATGACGTGGTGCTCGGGGCGGAAGCGCCGCGCGAGGCGGCGGAAGGAGAAGGAGAAGCCGGGGAACATCGCGACCACGCGGCCCGAGCGCGACTGGTACCACGACGTGCAGCCGCCGTCGTGCCACACCGTGTGCTCCATCTCGCGGTGGATCATCGCCGTGTAGTCGTCCTCGGCGCCGGCGGTGACCTCGATGCTCGCCTCGGGGGAGTCGACGACCGCGCCGATCGCGCGCTCGAGGTAGGCCATCTGCGACTCGATGACGAAGATCGCGCTCGTGTGGCCGATGCCGGTGTTGGGGCCGGTGACGACGAAGAAGTTGGGGAAGCCCGGGACGGCCGTGCCGAGGTAGGCCCGCGGGAAGTCGTGCCACACGTCGGCCAGGCGTACGCCGTCGCGACCGCGCACGTCGTGGGCGACGAGGCCGTCGGTGGCGTCGTAGCCGGTGGAGAAGACCACGACGTCGAGGTCGAGGTGCTCGCCCGAGGCGGTCACGACACCCGTCGCGTCGAAGTGGTCGATGGCGTCGTGGCGGTCGTGCAGCGTGGTGTTCGCGGCCGACAGCGCGGGGTAGAGCGTGTCGGACAGGATCACCCGCTTGCAGCCCAGCGTGTAGTCGGGCGTGACCTTCGCCCGCAGCTCCGGGTCGGGCACCTGCGCTTCGATGTGCTGCAGCGCGGCACGCTGGGCCGCGCGACGCAGCAGGAAGCGGCTGTGCTTGAAGCCGATCACGCGGGTCTCGAGCCGCCAGTAGATCCAGGTGCGCAACGCGCGCTGGAGAGGTCGCGCGCGCAGCAGGCGGCGCTGCCACGGCGTGAAGACGTGGTCGCGGCGCGGCATCACCCAGTGCGGGCTGCGCTGGAAGACGTGCAGGCGACCGGCCTCCGGCTGGATCGCCGGGATCACCTGGGCGGCGCTCGCGCCCGAGCCGACCACCGCGACCCGCGCGCCGGCGAGGTCGACGTCGTGGTCCCAGCCGTTGGTGTGGAAGGAGGCGCCCTCGAAGTCGGCGAGCCCGGGGAAGTCCGGCACGACCGGCGTGCTCAGCGGACCGGTCGCGTTGACCAGGAAGCGGGCCCGGTGCTCAGCACCGTCGCTGGTGCGCACGCACCACTGCGTCCCGTCCCACTCCGCCGCCGTCACGTCGGCCCCGAGGACCGTGCGCTCGCGGAGCCGGTGGGCGTCGATGACGTGCTCGGTGTAGGCGCGGAGCTCGGCCTGGTCGGCGTACATCTGGGTCCAGGGCCACGGCTCCGAGGCGATCGAGTAGAGCGGCGACGGGACGTCGACCGCCGCGC
This genomic interval from Nocardioides palaemonis contains the following:
- a CDS encoding flavin-containing monooxygenase encodes the protein MATSTVLVIGSGFGGQLAAMTLLRRGLDVTILERRDFMGGTWCQNSYPGAAVDVPSPLYSIASEPWPWTQMYADQAELRAYTEHVIDAHRLRERTVLGADVTAAEWDGTQWCVRTSDGAEHRARFLVNATGPLSTPVVPDFPGLADFEGASFHTNGWDHDVDLAGARVAVVGSGASAAQVIPAIQPEAGRLHVFQRSPHWVMPRRDHVFTPWQRRLLRARPLQRALRTWIYWRLETRVIGFKHSRFLLRRAAQRAALQHIEAQVPDPELRAKVTPDYTLGCKRVILSDTLYPALSAANTTLHDRHDAIDHFDATGVVTASGEHLDLDVVVFSTGYDATDGLVAHDVRGRDGVRLADVWHDFPRAYLGTAVPGFPNFFVVTGPNTGIGHTSAIFVIESQMAYLERAIGAVVDSPEASIEVTAGAEDDYTAMIHREMEHTVWHDGGCTSWYQSRSGRVVAMFPGFSFSFRRLARRFRPEHHVISTVTSTADERIPA
- a CDS encoding SDR family NAD(P)-dependent oxidoreductase, whose protein sequence is MKQLDDKVAAVTGAGSGIGRALALHLADQGCRLALSDVSADGLAGTERLLAGRARAVTTAVVDVADEAAVRSWADAVVADHGRANLVVNNAGVALSGTVMSLSTDDYRWIMGINFWGVVHGTKAFLPHLEASGEGHVVNISSVFGLTAQPLMSGYNASKYAVRGFTESLRQDLELTRSCVSATCVHPGGIKTNIARSARVDGSVAGATGKPADAATSEFEKSFITTPAKAAEVIVEGVRKNRRRVLIGPDARVFDAMARLAPTGYQRLITGVVRSRGGR